A single genomic interval of Hippea jasoniae harbors:
- the rpiB gene encoding ribose 5-phosphate isomerase B, with protein MVVIGSDHGGFFLKEEIKRFLEELGESFEDVGTFSADSVDYPDIAKTVAKKVVENKSIGILICGTGIGMSIAANKVKGIRCALCHDAYTAEFARRHNDANIIAFGGRTTGIEIAKQMVKIFLSTPFDGGRHLRRINKITELEVL; from the coding sequence GTGGTTGTTATAGGTTCTGATCATGGCGGTTTTTTTCTAAAAGAGGAGATAAAGAGGTTTCTTGAGGAGTTAGGTGAAAGTTTTGAGGATGTGGGTACATTTTCTGCTGATTCTGTGGATTATCCAGATATTGCAAAAACCGTTGCTAAGAAGGTTGTTGAGAACAAAAGCATCGGGATTCTTATCTGCGGTACTGGTATCGGTATGAGTATTGCAGCAAATAAGGTTAAAGGTATAAGGTGTGCACTGTGTCATGATGCTTATACGGCTGAGTTTGCACGAAGGCACAATGATGCCAATATTATTGCATTTGGAGGCAGAACAACAGGTATTGAGATAGCAAAACAGATGGTAAAGATCTTTCTTTCGACGCCCTTTGATGGTGGTAGGCATCTAAGAAGAATAAATAAGATTACAGAATTGGAGGTATTATGA
- a CDS encoding serine hydroxymethyltransferase codes for MSVLKDFDPEVFEAIENEKKREMYGLELIASENFVSEAVLEAQGSVMTNKYAEGYPGKRYYGGCEYVDIVENLAIERAKKLFGAEHVNVQPHSGSQANMAIYLATLQPGDRLLGMSLSNGGHLTHGAGVNFSGKLFISFGYGVNPETGLIDYDEVQAIAEEFKPRLIVCGASAYPRIIDFKKFREIADSVDAYLMADIAHIAGLVAAGIHPSPIPYCEFVTTTTHKTLRGPRGGMIMTKEFFAKPIDKMVFPGMQGGPLMHVIAAKAVCFKEALSDEFKEYQKQIVKNAKKLAEVLMDNGFKLVSGGTDTHLMLVDLTNKNITGKEAEEALGKVGITVNKNTIPGETRSPFITSGIRIGTPAITTRGMKEKEMEKIGELITETLNNIGDEKKYSAIRQEVKKLCEEFMFYSV; via the coding sequence ATGAGCGTGTTAAAGGATTTTGATCCAGAGGTTTTTGAGGCTATAGAGAATGAGAAAAAGAGGGAAATGTACGGACTTGAGCTGATCGCCTCTGAGAATTTTGTTTCTGAAGCTGTGCTTGAGGCTCAAGGGTCTGTGATGACAAATAAATATGCAGAAGGATATCCCGGCAAGCGTTACTACGGTGGTTGTGAATATGTTGATATTGTGGAGAATCTTGCCATAGAGAGGGCAAAAAAGCTGTTTGGGGCTGAGCATGTCAATGTTCAGCCACACTCTGGTTCTCAAGCAAATATGGCTATCTATTTAGCCACGCTTCAGCCGGGCGATAGGCTGCTTGGCATGTCTTTGTCAAACGGTGGACACCTAACACATGGAGCGGGTGTAAACTTTTCCGGTAAACTGTTTATCAGTTTTGGCTACGGCGTAAATCCAGAAACCGGTTTAATCGATTATGATGAGGTTCAGGCGATTGCTGAGGAGTTTAAACCACGGCTGATCGTCTGTGGTGCAAGTGCCTATCCGCGCATTATCGATTTTAAAAAATTTAGAGAGATTGCAGATAGTGTTGATGCCTATCTGATGGCTGATATTGCCCATATTGCAGGGTTGGTTGCAGCTGGCATCCATCCAAGCCCCATTCCTTATTGTGAGTTTGTTACAACAACAACACATAAAACATTGAGGGGTCCTCGTGGTGGTATGATAATGACAAAGGAGTTTTTTGCAAAACCGATCGATAAGATGGTGTTTCCTGGAATGCAGGGCGGTCCGCTCATGCATGTTATAGCAGCAAAGGCCGTATGCTTTAAGGAAGCTTTAAGTGATGAGTTTAAGGAGTATCAAAAGCAGATTGTAAAAAATGCTAAAAAGCTCGCTGAAGTATTGATGGATAACGGTTTTAAGCTTGTTAGCGGTGGCACAGATACACATCTTATGCTTGTGGATTTAACCAACAAAAACATAACAGGCAAAGAAGCAGAAGAGGCACTGGGTAAAGTCGGTATAACGGTAAATAAAAACACCATTCCCGGTGAAACACGCTCACCCTTTATTACAAGCGGCATAAGGATTGGGACACCAGCTATTACAACACGCGGCATGAAGGAAAAGGAGATGGAAAAAATCGGTGAGCTAATTACAGAAACGCTCAACAACATCGGGGATGAAAAAAAATACTCAGCAATTAGGCAGGAGGTTAAAAAGCTCTGCGAAGAATTTATGTTTTATTCTGTCTGA
- a CDS encoding tetratricopeptide repeat protein, with protein MPDNATIFKKGRYFVVRIKGKIAKKQILGSNLGDRFFKSLSITNADNVSQIVIELKKPYIPQYTLQNGDITLKPQLPRKHNVENPKNGVPQNLLAIPYFISKTTFKTTKKMQTSYDESLFFSGVKAFYIKNYQLAAAFFNEIIKKYPQSHFFLSAYFLLGDCYKNMKMYDKAIAIYNRAISLSPKNDTVAQTLFSIADIYQTRKMFIAARTIYKKIEKDFASTKWASKAAFMIGYSYFMEHNCRLALKHLLLVDKSNPYYPLSMVLSAECFYKKKDYARAVLAYYYMSKKLQEIDVDNYYKELVDIGVSLCEFEDYKEAENVFGYVEQTHDKEIKAYSYIGRMRCDLKKNDFDDLKFRGGWILSNIKDVKLKNLARKLLDEGKLKKGDVDKKTIDEIVAKYKNDPEIVSLALYVYARKNYRNKDYIDALSYLIKLKKQYPESSYNKLAQPMAADAINKLLDEFYNQPDLELVEKIYDAALKLKPPKADLCRLAWALVFSFKIGEVEKIMHSIKDQECQNAVVAKFYVEMGNNIKASSIVDQLQKTKPYVYYINMIFGDINFFGGDYKKAYELYKKASEIKEKLMDDYLSLRMAECLINIKKLKDAEVILSSISVRIYSDKVEFFKGYVAYLKGDYKNSIAILKNLINVIHYRQRALFYIAMSYIKLNDKKHAVEYFNKLKAINPNSEYINILKALLL; from the coding sequence GTGCCGGATAATGCCACAATTTTTAAAAAGGGGCGTTATTTTGTTGTTAGAATAAAGGGAAAGATTGCAAAAAAGCAGATTCTTGGCTCAAATTTAGGTGATAGGTTTTTTAAAAGCCTATCAATAACAAATGCGGATAATGTTTCTCAGATTGTTATTGAGCTAAAAAAACCCTATATCCCTCAATATACACTGCAAAACGGTGATATTACCCTAAAACCGCAGCTACCCAGAAAACATAATGTTGAAAACCCAAAAAACGGTGTTCCTCAAAATCTTTTAGCGATTCCCTATTTTATATCCAAAACAACTTTTAAGACGACAAAAAAGATGCAGACAAGCTATGATGAATCGCTGTTTTTTAGCGGTGTTAAGGCGTTTTACATAAAAAACTATCAGCTTGCCGCTGCCTTCTTTAATGAAATTATCAAAAAATATCCGCAGAGTCATTTTTTCTTATCTGCGTATTTTCTACTGGGCGACTGCTACAAGAATATGAAGATGTATGACAAAGCCATTGCTATATACAACAGGGCTATCTCACTTTCACCCAAAAACGACACGGTTGCCCAAACCCTGTTTTCCATCGCCGATATCTATCAAACAAGAAAGATGTTTATTGCCGCACGGACTATTTATAAAAAAATCGAGAAGGATTTTGCATCCACGAAATGGGCATCAAAGGCAGCTTTTATGATCGGCTATAGCTACTTTATGGAGCACAACTGCAGGCTTGCTTTAAAACATCTTTTGCTTGTTGATAAATCAAACCCATACTACCCATTGAGCATGGTATTGTCGGCTGAGTGTTTTTATAAGAAAAAGGATTATGCGCGCGCTGTTTTAGCCTACTACTACATGTCAAAAAAGCTTCAGGAGATCGATGTTGATAATTATTACAAAGAGCTTGTTGATATCGGGGTGTCGCTGTGTGAGTTTGAGGATTACAAAGAGGCTGAAAATGTGTTCGGTTATGTTGAGCAGACACATGATAAAGAGATAAAGGCTTACTCCTATATCGGACGGATGCGGTGCGACTTGAAGAAAAACGATTTTGACGATCTAAAATTCAGAGGCGGCTGGATTCTATCCAATATAAAAGATGTTAAGCTTAAAAACCTTGCAAGAAAGCTGCTTGATGAGGGAAAGCTTAAAAAAGGCGATGTTGATAAAAAGACAATCGATGAGATTGTGGCAAAATATAAAAACGACCCCGAAATTGTTTCTCTTGCCCTGTATGTTTATGCAAGAAAGAATTACAGAAACAAAGACTATATAGATGCATTATCCTATCTTATAAAACTAAAAAAACAGTATCCAGAAAGCTCATACAACAAACTTGCACAACCCATGGCAGCCGATGCAATTAACAAACTGCTGGATGAGTTCTATAACCAGCCAGACCTTGAATTGGTTGAGAAGATTTATGATGCAGCTTTGAAACTGAAGCCACCAAAGGCAGACCTCTGCAGACTTGCCTGGGCTTTGGTGTTTTCGTTTAAAATCGGAGAGGTTGAAAAAATAATGCATTCGATTAAGGATCAGGAGTGTCAAAACGCCGTGGTTGCCAAGTTTTATGTGGAGATGGGTAACAACATCAAAGCATCGTCCATTGTTGATCAGCTGCAAAAAACAAAGCCGTATGTGTATTACATAAATATGATTTTTGGCGATATAAACTTCTTTGGCGGTGATTATAAAAAAGCCTATGAACTGTATAAGAAGGCTTCTGAGATTAAAGAAAAATTGATGGATGATTATCTGTCTTTGAGAATGGCAGAATGTCTCATTAACATTAAGAAGTTAAAAGATGCAGAAGTTATACTTTCATCTATTTCTGTTAGAATATATAGCGATAAGGTTGAGTTTTTTAAGGGTTATGTTGCATATCTTAAAGGAGACTACAAAAACTCCATAGCCATTTTGAAAAATCTCATAAATGTTATTCATTATCGCCAGAGGGCACTATTTTACATAGCTATGAGCTATATAAAGCTGAACGATAAAAAGCATGCCGTTGAGTATTTCAATAAACTCAAAGCTATCAACCCAAACAGTGAATATATAAACATTCTAAAGGCACTTCTACTATGA
- a CDS encoding sensor histidine kinase, translating into MSDDKLKNLQVMFEAVLDTSKKLENSYNELKRKFELLEGKLESNRRYLENILKSIDTGVASIDLDGRIVTFNRKAEEVFGVDESSVKGRHFGEVFAIKSLLELNGCGIAEFFKDNKRVEIETNSSKKILSVSANCVEEEDGKISGAVIVFSDITQVEKLKEENYKKEKLAIIGQMAASIAHDIKNPLASIELLVPLLDDGTKKEIVDNIMMSIKRINNIVNNTLLFTKTVNYSPEQIDSISLAHELEFEIYASIKNADVKFNKEVENFTFVSDKNLLKSALVNILSNATDAAKTTVELKVYKKGDRVVFEIIDDGEGIEDISMIFEPFYTSKKNGTGLGLAIVRQAVEILNGDIEISTSKRGTSFKVLL; encoded by the coding sequence ATGAGTGATGATAAGCTAAAAAACCTGCAGGTTATGTTTGAGGCTGTTCTTGATACAAGCAAGAAACTGGAAAACTCATACAACGAGCTAAAAAGAAAATTTGAACTGCTTGAGGGTAAGCTTGAAAGCAACAGGCGTTATCTTGAGAATATTTTAAAAAGCATCGATACAGGTGTTGCATCGATTGATTTGGATGGAAGAATCGTAACATTTAACAGAAAGGCTGAAGAGGTTTTTGGTGTAGATGAGAGCTCTGTAAAAGGCAGACACTTTGGAGAGGTGTTTGCTATTAAAAGCTTGCTTGAACTAAACGGCTGCGGTATTGCAGAGTTTTTTAAAGACAACAAAAGGGTTGAGATTGAAACTAACTCGTCAAAAAAGATTTTGAGTGTTTCTGCAAACTGCGTAGAAGAGGAGGATGGCAAGATAAGCGGCGCGGTGATCGTGTTTTCTGATATAACACAGGTTGAAAAACTCAAAGAAGAAAACTACAAAAAGGAAAAGCTTGCAATAATTGGTCAGATGGCAGCCTCCATTGCCCACGACATAAAAAATCCTCTTGCAAGTATTGAGCTGCTTGTGCCGCTCCTTGATGATGGCACAAAGAAAGAGATTGTTGATAATATCATGATGAGTATAAAACGGATCAATAATATAGTGAACAACACATTGCTTTTTACAAAAACCGTTAACTATTCGCCAGAGCAGATCGATAGTATTAGCCTTGCACATGAGCTTGAGTTTGAGATCTATGCATCGATAAAAAATGCCGATGTAAAATTCAACAAAGAGGTTGAAAATTTTACCTTCGTTTCAGATAAAAACCTTCTAAAAAGCGCTCTGGTTAATATTCTTTCAAATGCTACAGATGCAGCAAAGACAACCGTTGAACTGAAGGTTTATAAAAAAGGTGATAGGGTGGTTTTTGAAATTATTGATGATGGTGAGGGAATTGAAGATATTTCCATGATCTTTGAGCCGTTTTACACTTCAAAGAAAAACGGCACAGGGCTGGGGCTTGCGATAGTTAGACAGGCTGTAGAGATATTAAACGGTGATATAGAGATTTCAACATCTAAAAGAGGTACATCTTTCAAAGTTTTGCTATGA
- a CDS encoding lysophospholipid acyltransferase family protein, whose translation MKGFFNYLKFCSYSVFYIFKHYNALDDETVRRWAFEVVKMFNIDVKVKGFIYDKRFVLLPNHESYFDIIALYVAIPQKLHWLAKKELFDIPFLGRALKKLNVSGINRNDPIDAAKGLIRLLKNFDEGGVVIFPEGSRRNKQLKDGGAVAAKKKKLPIYPVKIINTNKVMPAGKPVLYSHPVEVIVCEKIKPELDIDKIKQKVEDCLYG comes from the coding sequence ATGAAGGGTTTTTTTAACTATCTTAAGTTTTGCAGCTATAGTGTTTTCTATATTTTTAAGCATTACAACGCTTTAGACGATGAAACTGTTAGAAGATGGGCTTTTGAAGTTGTTAAAATGTTTAATATAGATGTGAAAGTTAAAGGTTTTATATATGATAAGCGATTTGTTTTGCTTCCCAATCATGAAAGTTATTTCGATATCATAGCTTTATATGTTGCCATTCCTCAAAAATTACACTGGCTTGCAAAAAAAGAGCTATTCGATATTCCTTTTCTTGGTAGGGCTTTAAAAAAGCTAAATGTAAGTGGAATAAACAGAAACGACCCTATTGATGCTGCAAAAGGACTGATAAGATTATTAAAGAATTTTGACGAAGGTGGTGTTGTGATTTTTCCTGAAGGCTCTCGTAGGAATAAGCAGCTTAAGGATGGAGGTGCGGTTGCTGCAAAAAAGAAAAAGCTTCCGATCTATCCTGTAAAGATTATCAACACCAATAAAGTAATGCCTGCAGGAAAACCTGTTTTATATTCGCATCCTGTTGAGGTAATAGTCTGTGAAAAAATCAAACCCGAACTTGATATAGATAAAATAAAACAAAAAGTTGAAGATTGCCTGTATGGTTAA
- a CDS encoding septal ring lytic transglycosylase RlpA family protein → MVKKAAVFLIALLLLSSCSIRRAIVSKPYYYPYPVLKTVKPGYTQYGIASWYGPNFHGKRTANGEIYNMYAHTAASKTLPFNTLVKVINLDNGRSTVVRINDRGPFVKGRIIDLSYAAAKDLGMIPTGTARVKLIVLGNNSYASSKITYSKPEQPSLNQLERITIDTHLNEDLNGFDNYAIQLGAFRSLYNAIKFKDRLMRYIKGIRIVKAVVRGVELYRVVVGSFDSKEAARSFGYKYILPYVGKFYIISQ, encoded by the coding sequence ATGGTTAAAAAAGCCGCTGTTTTTCTTATAGCTTTATTGCTATTGTCCTCCTGTTCAATAAGAAGGGCGATAGTATCTAAGCCGTATTACTATCCCTATCCAGTTTTAAAAACCGTAAAGCCTGGCTATACGCAGTATGGTATAGCCTCATGGTATGGACCTAACTTTCATGGAAAAAGAACAGCCAACGGTGAGATTTACAATATGTATGCACATACTGCTGCAAGCAAGACATTGCCGTTTAACACACTTGTTAAGGTAATAAACCTTGATAACGGTCGCTCCACGGTTGTGAGAATAAACGACAGAGGACCTTTTGTCAAAGGTAGAATTATCGATTTATCATATGCGGCAGCAAAGGATTTGGGTATGATTCCTACAGGAACTGCAAGGGTGAAGCTGATTGTGCTTGGCAATAATTCTTATGCCAGTTCTAAAATAACCTACAGCAAACCAGAACAGCCCTCACTTAATCAGCTTGAGAGGATAACGATAGATACGCATTTAAATGAAGACCTCAACGGTTTTGACAACTATGCAATACAGCTTGGCGCATTCAGAAGTTTATACAATGCTATTAAGTTTAAAGATAGACTTATGCGATATATAAAGGGTATAAGAATTGTAAAAGCCGTTGTTAGAGGTGTTGAGCTCTACAGGGTTGTTGTGGGTAGTTTTGACTCAAAAGAAGCTGCCAGATCCTTTGGGTATAAATATATCCTGCCTTATGTTGGGAAGTTTTATATAATTTCGCAATGA
- a CDS encoding DEAD/DEAH box helicase, giving the protein MNLTELAYRLSFINRKAIVILRDNVEIDRVKAKLDFFDALFSKKRQKGLFYSYEIPPHCSVKPDEFIVSNRLKAIYTLLSGPDNSIVFTNINALIQPVIGGDEFIDKMFEIRKGEIIDIEQLQKKLINAGFIQTDSVEYYGEFSKKGFVVDLFSPFYNKPARIEFFDDEVERITLFFAENYRTFKELESLIVLPAKEYSYKEDEFGYALLGVKNHLLDYPTEEFEFYSNVEQDDVESLFRLAELYNQEGLFEKKERVSAFFEKVKHFELGYKKLFVENEDIAEKIERIKRAGKNNRVVVACGSDLRVERVAGFLKGRQVEYKTLHSSPFELPPGVYLSRLGIDEGLVDEKNRFVVVGFGELFGAVLGISPVRVKRKKPTEVDFEANDKVVHKRYGIAVFNGLTKIDVDGSKEEFFELEFEGGDKIYLPVYNADMLYPYRGSEPVSSLRNNRWAVKQENIKKSIKKILSELVNAYAKRKLIKREPFNVGLFEIEEFEAMFEYDETADQLKAIEDIKNDMSKESPMDRLICGDVSFGKTEVAMRAIAICVFNLRQAVLMVPTTILSLQHYKTLTQRFKNFPVNIALLNRFTTKKEREKILKGLKDGTIDILIATHSVYSKDVEFLNLGLVVVDEEHRFGVKVKEHLKTLYPHVDMLYLSATPIPRTLNMSLNGILDISVIKTPPLERKPIETIISKRKLEVIRDAVLREISREGRVYFVHNAIEDIEEVKEQLDRLLPFVKKEIVHAKMPKGKIKDVFERFNKGEFELLIATSIIESGLDIKAVDTIIIDDADRFGLSDLYQLRGRVGRGDRVSYAYLLYEGKISENAKKRLKYISEFIERGVGFNLALKDAEIRGYGNILGKDQSGKIKSIGYSTYLSLIEEAIREVKKQPLEREIEIKHSFDAYIPDEFASQEKKVEIYKRLSAVRDEEELEQLKNELTDRFGKLIKPVENLILITLLKIKAKRAFVKKLLLSKKGVAVEFYVDADIDTDMLIKEVHEKLGRFESETVVSFKLLGNNLGVIADKLIEFFERITKQGARRDALP; this is encoded by the coding sequence ATGAATTTAACAGAGCTTGCATATAGATTATCGTTTATAAACAGAAAAGCTATAGTGATTTTAAGGGATAATGTTGAGATCGACAGAGTAAAGGCGAAATTGGATTTTTTCGATGCGCTGTTTTCAAAAAAGAGACAGAAGGGCTTGTTTTATTCCTACGAAATACCACCCCACTGCAGTGTAAAGCCTGACGAGTTTATAGTATCCAATCGTCTGAAGGCAATTTATACGCTTCTAAGTGGCCCTGATAATAGCATCGTTTTTACGAATATTAACGCCCTTATTCAGCCTGTGATTGGTGGCGATGAGTTTATCGATAAGATGTTTGAGATAAGGAAGGGTGAGATTATTGATATAGAACAGCTTCAAAAAAAACTCATTAATGCTGGCTTTATACAAACAGATAGCGTTGAATACTACGGTGAATTTTCAAAAAAGGGATTTGTGGTTGACCTATTCAGTCCGTTTTACAATAAACCCGCAAGAATTGAGTTTTTTGATGATGAGGTTGAGCGGATAACCCTATTTTTTGCAGAAAACTACAGAACATTTAAAGAGCTTGAAAGCCTGATTGTATTACCAGCAAAAGAGTATAGCTATAAAGAGGATGAGTTTGGCTATGCACTGCTTGGCGTTAAAAACCATCTACTTGATTATCCAACAGAGGAGTTTGAGTTTTATTCAAATGTAGAGCAGGATGATGTTGAATCACTCTTTAGGCTTGCAGAGCTTTACAATCAGGAAGGACTGTTTGAAAAAAAAGAAAGAGTTAGTGCTTTTTTTGAAAAGGTTAAGCATTTTGAGTTGGGATATAAAAAACTTTTTGTTGAGAATGAAGATATAGCTGAAAAGATTGAAAGGATAAAAAGAGCGGGCAAAAACAACAGGGTTGTGGTTGCATGTGGCTCAGATTTAAGGGTTGAAAGGGTTGCAGGCTTTTTAAAGGGCAGACAGGTTGAGTATAAAACCCTACACAGCTCACCTTTTGAGCTGCCACCAGGCGTATATTTAAGCAGGCTTGGCATAGATGAGGGGCTTGTTGATGAAAAGAATAGATTTGTGGTTGTGGGGTTTGGTGAGCTGTTTGGTGCTGTTCTGGGTATATCGCCTGTTAGGGTTAAAAGAAAAAAGCCTACTGAAGTAGATTTTGAGGCAAATGATAAAGTTGTTCATAAAAGGTATGGAATAGCTGTTTTTAACGGATTAACAAAAATCGATGTGGATGGCAGTAAAGAGGAGTTTTTTGAGCTTGAGTTTGAGGGTGGCGATAAGATCTATCTGCCTGTTTACAACGCAGATATGTTATATCCCTACAGAGGTAGTGAGCCTGTTAGCTCTCTAAGAAACAACCGCTGGGCAGTAAAGCAGGAGAATATTAAAAAGTCGATTAAGAAGATACTGTCTGAGCTTGTAAATGCTTATGCAAAAAGAAAACTTATAAAAAGGGAGCCTTTCAATGTAGGTCTGTTTGAGATAGAGGAATTTGAGGCAATGTTTGAATACGACGAAACAGCCGATCAGCTAAAGGCTATTGAGGATATAAAAAACGATATGTCCAAAGAATCGCCCATGGATAGATTGATCTGTGGAGATGTTTCATTTGGCAAGACCGAAGTAGCGATGAGAGCTATTGCAATCTGCGTATTTAACCTAAGGCAGGCGGTTTTGATGGTGCCAACTACGATTTTGTCTTTACAGCATTACAAAACACTGACGCAGAGGTTTAAGAATTTTCCCGTAAATATCGCCCTTTTAAACAGGTTTACAACGAAAAAAGAAAGGGAAAAGATACTAAAAGGGCTAAAAGATGGCACGATCGATATATTGATTGCAACACACTCTGTTTATTCAAAGGATGTTGAGTTTTTAAATTTAGGGCTTGTTGTTGTTGATGAGGAGCACAGGTTTGGTGTAAAGGTAAAAGAACACTTAAAAACACTCTATCCCCATGTTGATATGCTTTATTTGAGTGCAACGCCTATCCCAAGAACTCTGAATATGTCTTTAAACGGCATTTTAGATATAAGTGTTATAAAAACACCACCGCTTGAGAGAAAACCGATTGAAACAATTATCTCAAAAAGAAAACTTGAGGTGATAAGGGATGCTGTTTTGAGGGAGATTTCCCGAGAGGGCAGGGTGTATTTTGTTCACAATGCCATTGAAGATATAGAGGAGGTAAAAGAGCAGCTTGATAGGCTTCTGCCGTTTGTAAAAAAGGAAATTGTGCATGCTAAAATGCCAAAGGGCAAAATCAAAGATGTGTTTGAGCGTTTCAACAAAGGAGAATTTGAACTGCTTATCGCCACATCGATTATTGAATCGGGTCTGGATATAAAGGCTGTTGATACGATTATTATAGATGATGCTGATAGATTTGGTTTATCGGATCTATATCAACTCAGGGGACGGGTGGGTAGAGGTGATAGGGTATCTTATGCATATCTGCTCTATGAGGGAAAAATCTCAGAGAATGCAAAAAAGAGGCTAAAGTATATATCGGAATTCATTGAAAGAGGTGTTGGCTTTAATCTTGCCTTAAAAGATGCAGAGATCAGGGGCTACGGCAACATATTGGGTAAAGATCAATCGGGAAAGATTAAATCGATTGGATACTCTACCTATCTTTCGTTGATTGAGGAGGCTATCAGAGAGGTAAAAAAGCAGCCTTTAGAAAGGGAGATTGAGATAAAACATTCATTCGATGCGTATATTCCCGATGAGTTTGCATCGCAGGAAAAAAAGGTTGAAATCTACAAGCGTTTGTCAGCAGTCAGGGATGAGGAGGAGCTTGAACAGTTAAAGAATGAGTTGACAGATAGATTTGGTAAACTCATAAAACCCGTTGAAAACCTGATTTTGATAACGCTTTTAAAGATCAAAGCAAAGCGAGCGTTTGTTAAAAAACTACTGCTTTCAAAGAAAGGCGTTGCCGTTGAGTTTTATGTTGATGCCGATATTGATACGGATATGCTCATTAAAGAGGTTCATGAAAAGCTTGGTCGGTTTGAATCTGAAACGGTTGTGTCGTTTAAGCTATTGGGAAATAATTTGGGTGTTATAGCTGATAAGTTAATAGAGTTTTTTGAGAGAATAACAAAACAGGGGGCAAGGCGGGATGCCTTGCCGTAG
- a CDS encoding 3-deoxy-D-manno-octulosonic acid transferase has product MSTTENSTGFRFQMVWIYNFIILILLILALPLILLKSLTDRRLRFKLKERFFPKPIEESDYILLHGSSFGELKTLIAVSDKIKQELKKPLIFSAFTDTGFKAAEDKKTVIMPIDLLLLYKKLFKHTPSLAIFFETEIWPSYIAYLKKRGTKLILLNARMSSSTFKHYKRFCFLFKPIIQRFDLIVAKSITDAKRYRYFSDRVIVCGNIKRFKKPLKFDKSALLKTFKIHSEKPILTLASFHVEEIDLAISIIERFKNEYFIVLAPRHINLAHQFIDRLKKNKIEFSLRTSNNSAKNLLLLDTLGELEKIYAISKVTIIGGSFYPSLKGHNPIEPAIYKNTVICGPYMESFFEDVDYLKQLNLICQAKEPYLEQIENCIKIQQTNNESYLKFIDGLQYILNCHLFNTKKASNQN; this is encoded by the coding sequence GTGAGTACTACAGAAAACTCTACAGGCTTCAGGTTTCAGATGGTCTGGATCTATAATTTTATTATCCTGATTCTATTAATTTTAGCCCTGCCCTTAATCCTTTTAAAATCACTAACAGACAGGCGACTGAGGTTTAAATTAAAAGAAAGGTTTTTTCCAAAACCAATAGAGGAGTCTGACTACATTCTTCTTCACGGCTCAAGCTTCGGTGAGCTAAAAACATTGATCGCTGTATCTGACAAAATAAAACAAGAGTTAAAAAAACCACTCATATTCAGTGCATTTACAGATACAGGCTTTAAGGCTGCAGAAGATAAAAAAACCGTTATTATGCCCATAGACCTCTTATTACTTTACAAAAAACTGTTTAAGCATACCCCATCACTTGCCATATTTTTTGAAACTGAGATATGGCCATCCTACATAGCTTATTTAAAAAAAAGAGGCACCAAACTTATACTGTTAAATGCACGTATGAGTAGCTCTACATTTAAACACTACAAACGCTTCTGTTTTCTTTTTAAACCTATAATTCAAAGGTTTGACCTCATTGTTGCAAAATCTATCACAGATGCAAAACGATATAGATATTTCAGTGATAGAGTTATTGTTTGCGGCAACATAAAGCGATTCAAAAAACCACTAAAATTTGATAAATCTGCTCTTCTAAAAACATTTAAAATCCACTCAGAAAAACCCATTCTAACACTTGCAAGCTTTCATGTAGAAGAGATAGATTTAGCTATCTCAATTATCGAACGCTTCAAAAATGAATACTTTATTGTTCTTGCACCAAGACATATAAATCTCGCCCATCAATTCATAGATAGACTGAAAAAGAATAAAATAGAATTCAGCCTGCGCACTTCCAATAATTCAGCAAAAAATCTGCTTTTACTTGATACTTTAGGGGAACTTGAAAAAATTTATGCAATTAGCAAGGTTACTATCATTGGAGGTAGTTTCTATCCATCACTGAAAGGCCATAATCCGATTGAGCCTGCTATTTACAAAAATACCGTAATCTGTGGACCTTATATGGAAAGTTTTTTTGAGGATGTAGATTATCTAAAACAGCTGAACCTCATCTGTCAGGCAAAAGAGCCTTATTTAGAGCAAATAGAAAACTGCATAAAAATCCAACAAACAAACAATGAGAGCTACTTAAAGTTCATCGATGGATTGCAATATATATTAAACTGTCATCTATTTAATACAAAAAAAGCTTCTAATCAAAATTAA